A single genomic interval of Hydractinia symbiolongicarpus strain clone_291-10 chromosome 8, HSymV2.1, whole genome shotgun sequence harbors:
- the LOC130655595 gene encoding cys-loop ligand-gated ion channel-like: MSVSSDSIQTSFMCGINERNKNGSNEVRDRRKSEVVQEKMNYMCRKDQVIIDLRVFIYSIENINTLRQEMVCEFLLSANWFEKLTFYKRHPSGDIDWDQMWNPRLYFPNAVEMRSSLNKRVVFTDAVKKKIMIQWSYRVKGRFKCPFDITSFPFDDQVLSIHVSSYWSDSVVKFRQEMSIGNSISSALSNFADSGQWVLQQYILSDVMDMKETKETISTEIREPLFQFHVHAQRKYNYYLWNIAAMVNMISFLAFTSFAIDRDDIGKRLSVSLTLLLTVVAFKNFVSSILPKVSYLTLLDKYVLFNVAFIFLVAIENAVVGKVGEDEQDKYDSAFLLVSIVVYVLYQTVFIIASIRAVKGSRAKFKERYIGEFSITQTLRKASEILKYPVLNGPNCYNNTIPEEEVLAPSGYVSHSTQLPRKQYLRKTSSNRRFSFLDTIQSSRCFDPHEVSPQLCFRKENGLLCSDTDSSEEEQLQIKGTMVS, translated from the coding sequence ATGTCGGTTAGCTCCGATAGCATCCAAACATCATTTATGTGCGGGATTAATGAACGGAATAAAAATGGTAGCAACGAGGTACGAGATCGACGCAAATCCGAAGTCGTGCAGGAGAAAATGAATTATATGTGCAGGAAGGATCAGGTGATTATTGATTTACGAGTGTTTATCTATAGTATCGAAAACATTAACACGTTACGACAAGAAATGGTGTGCGAGTTTTTGTTATCGGCTAACTGGTTTGAGAAGTTAACATTCTATAAGAGACATCCGTCGGGTGATATCGATTGGGATCAGATGTGGAATCCACGATTATATTTTCCAAATGCTGTGGAAATGAGAAGCTCGTTGAACAAGAGAGTGGTTTTCACAGATGCCGTGAAAAAGAAAATCATGATTCAATGGTCATATCGTGTGAAGGGTCGATTTAAATGTCCTTTTGATATCACAAGCTTTCCCTTTGATGATCAAGTGTTAAGTATTCACGTGTCTTCATACTGGAGTGATAGTGTAGTGAAGTTTCGGCAGGAAATGAGTATCGGCAACAGCATATCAAGCGCGCTTTCAAATTTTGCTGATAGCGGACAGTGGGTGTTGCAGCAGTATATATTAAGTGACGTCATGGACATGAAAGAGACAAAGGAAACCATATCAACAGAAATTCGAGAGCCTCTTTTTCAATTTCACGTGCACGCGCAGAGAAAgtataattattatttatgGAACATTGCCGCAATGGTTAATATGATCTCCTTTCTTGCGTTTACCTCGTTCGCAATTGATCGAGACGACATCGGAAAGAGGCTAAGCGTGAGTTTGACTCTGCTACTAACAGTAGTTGCATTCAAGAATTTTGTTTCGTCTATACTACCGAAGGTTTCATATTTGACACTACTTGACAAATACGTTTTATTCAACGTCGCTTTTATATTTCTTGTCGCTATTGAAAACGCAGTTGTCGGTAAAGTAGGCGAAGATGAACAAGACAAGTATGACTCTGCATTTTTACTTGTCTCGATTGTTGTATACGTGTTATATCAAACTGTCTTCATCATCGCCTCTATAAGAGCAGTGAAGGGATCGCGCGCCAAATTTAAAGAACGCTATATTGGTGAATTTTCAATCACACAGACGTTGAGAAAAGCTTCAGAAATTTTAAAGTATCCAGTTCTAAACGGGCCAAACTGCTATAACAATACAATCCCTGAGGAAGAAGTGTTAGCACCCTCAGGATATGTATCGCATTCAACTCAGTTACCACGAAAGCAATATCTACGTAAGACTAGCTCAAATAGGCGTTTTTCATTCTTAGATACCATTCAGTCGTCCAGATGTTTTGACCCACACGAAGTATCTCCGCAGTTGTGTTTTCGCAAAGAGAACGGACTCTTATGTTCAGATACTGACAGCAGTGAAGAAGAGCAGCTTCAAATTAAAGGAACAATGGTGTCGTAA
- the LOC130655604 gene encoding membrane-associated progesterone receptor component 2-like yields MDSLLSTVSSYITTPVQIVILIIMVSLIKRFILSKTKPAYIEPKVEELPPMKKRDFTIEELRKYNGKDNERILIAVNGKVFDVTAGKSFYGPDGPYSLIAGRDGSRSLATFSMHESAIKDEYDDLSDLNSMQMESVSEWENQFNDKYILLGKLLKPGEKHNNYQAEESEDELQTEAGKKFD; encoded by the exons ATGGACTCGCTGTTGTCTACAGTATCTAGTTACATTACGACGCCTGTTCAAATTGTTATATTAATTATCATGGTATCGCTGATCAAGAGATTCATTCTGAGCAAAACTAAACCAGCATATATAGAGCCTAAGGTGGAAGAGTTACCACCCATGAAGAAAAGAGATTTTACAATTGAGGAGCTTAGAAAATATAATGGTAAAGACAATGAAAGAATATTAATTGCTGTTAATGGCAAAGTTTTTGATGTAACAGCAGGAAAGAGTTTTTATGGACCAG ATGGACCGTATAGTTTGATCGCCGGCCGTGATGGAAGCAGATCTCTTGCTACATTTTCCATGCATGAATCAGCCATAAAAGACGAATATGATGATTTATCAGACCTTAACTCAATGCAG ATGGAGTCGGTGTCGGAGTGGGAGAACCAGTTTAATGATAAGTACATCTTGCTTGGTAAGTTGTTAAAACCTGGCGAGAAACACAATAACTATCAAGCGGAAGAATCAGAAGACGAGTTGCAAACGGAAGCAGGAAAGAAATTTGattga
- the LOC130655600 gene encoding zinc finger protein 888-like, protein MAYLNPDRENFTNDLLAFTLINEETVEKILETRITVHNQRIYKIKWKDSWLLEDQLKEHCLELMKRFWRCAASVNQDPYQLPCFGKTFSNTSTSCENPVQSTDILSDLAFSEEHSNVSQHHSYIPSIHPNREKHAVQQQVRPLQHSGTLSNQLLPNSQASDNSSVTSYQLIPNINNNEAKTVPHQHSVKDGSESSTNDEFPKDAIDFITDSEVFLKNCLDCDVEFHTKCKHCTNCRDCRSKAKYHYLDCDGDKVCAICGHCFVEKGCKICCPYCGQVYPTSGHWRRHVKVTHLGLDKTKTKDERQKAKLAKQQDLSIVLEEKRFECKTCKKCFVNPHKLKRHEKIHSDVKEFKCDVCNKEFVQKVHLQKHLLQHGIGEKRFKCHTCEKWFNHKISLKTHAPKCSQA, encoded by the exons ATGGCTTACTTAAATCCAGACCGTGAAAACTTTACAAACGATCTTTTGGCGTTTACTTTAATTAACGAAGAAACTGTTGAAAAGATTTTAGAAACCAGAATAACAGTT CACAATCAGAGGATATATAAAATCAAATGGAAGGATTCCTGGTTGTTGGAAGATCAATTGAAGGAGCACTGTCTGGAATTAATGAAAAGATTTTGGCGATGTGCTGCATCTGTTAATCAAGATCCATATCAACTGCCATGCTTTGGAAAG ACATTCTCCAACACTTCCACATCATGCGAGAATCCTGTTCAATCTACCGACATTTTGAGCGATCTTGCGTTTTCAGAAGAACATAGTAATGTTTCGCAGCACCATTCGTACATTCCGTCGATCCATCCAAATAGAGAGAAACATGCCGTGCAACAACAAGTGCGACCCCTTCAGCACAGTGGAACATTATCGAATCAGCTGTTACCTAATTCTCAag CAAGCGATAATTCTTCGGTCACGTCATATCAACTCATTCCAAACATAAACAACAACGAAGCAAAAACAGTGCCACATCAACATTCAGTAAAAGACGGAAGTGAAAGTAGCACCAATGATGAGTTTCCAAAGGATGCTATAGATTTTATTACTGACAGtgaagtttttctaaaaaattgtcTCGACTGCGACGTCGAGTTCCATACAAAATGCAAACATTGTACCAATTGTAGGGATTGTCGAAGTAAGGCAAAATACCATTATTTGGATTGTGATGGTGATAAAGTATGCGCAATATGTGGACATTGTTTTGTAGAAAAGGGGTGTAAAATATGCTGTCCGTACTGTGGACAAGTCTATCCAACCAGTGGCCACTGGCGTCGCCACGTGAAAGTTACCCATCTCGGACTCGAtaagacaaaaacaaaagacGAACGACAAAAGGCTAAGCTAGCTAAACAGCAAGACTTATCAATTGTTCTTGAAGAGAAAAGATTCGAATGTAAAACCTGTAAAAAGTGTTTCGTCAATCCACACAAGTTGAAACGACACGAGAAAATACACAGCGACGTGAAAGAGTTTAAATGTGACGTGTGCAACAAAGAATTCGTTCAAAAGGTCCATCTTCAGAAACATTTGTTGCAACATGGTATCGGAGAAAAACGGTTTAAATGTCATACCTGTGAAAAATGGTTTAACCATAAGATTAGTTTGAAAACACATGCGCCAAAATGTTCACAAGCCTGA
- the LOC130655596 gene encoding uncharacterized protein LOC130655596 isoform X2: protein MADHGMKNAQQANILTYNVTNDRGWNDPPTSVFSPNATGNRKRIDPRKARVGHNINASTGIYKPSNVLNGAFQSSGINGLSQNIHNMSLQPQKDMLHHANSNPDLHNMSDGSIPSHIMSPLHHSASVPNKINAVGQYNGYMPNGIARISTPPPSICNTPPVGNSSSNQVCTTPPQNMTPPQSVTPPNRKFSAPSAIMDSNLITQLGTPTMLQSSHLTKPTPANSTDASTNGFQVGGTYPMFHNNSSTGFKSIQNQESLYLQNQNTTPQMSSLPPMPAVNNIANQNNLYARSVSSPGLPQRISPTNVGPPPTTGFYTSGSRGSPKNITPGNSGHNSPVPGLDTQSVENDSQLLKETLKRLNDCREKCLCHLTNKINDDISKRIVSFEQSWTTGKLSSTVKMRMSQLSEALDKREFTQADSVHKSLILENSKEVMPWMVGIKKLISSYQQAVIENNKFQ, encoded by the exons CTCAACAAGCTAACATATTGACGTATAATGTAACCAACGATCGTGGCTGGAATGATCCTCCAACCTCAGTTTTTAGCCCAAATGCAACCGGGAACAGAAAGCGTATAGATCCAAGAAAAGCAAGAGTTGGACATAACATCAATGCTTCAACAG GTATTTATAAACCTTCCAACGTGCTCAATGGTGCTTTTCAATCAAGCGGAATTAATGGATTGTCTCAAAATATACACAACATGTCTCTTCAACCCCAAAAAGACATGCTCCATCATGCCAATAGCAATCCGGACCTTCATAACATGTCAGATGGTAGCATACCCTCTCACATTATGTCTCCATTGCATCATTCGGCTAGTGTGCCTAACAAAATTAATGCAGTGGGACAATATAATGGCTACATGCCGAACGGAATTGCTCGTATTAGCACTCCACCACCTAGTATTTGTAATACACCTCCTGTTGGTAATAGCAGCAGCAACCAAGTATGTACAACGCCACCGCAAAACATGACTCCGCCACAGAGCGTGACGCCACCAAACAGAAAGTTTAGCGCACCCAGCGCGATCATGGATTCAAATTTGATTACACAGTTAGGCACCCCAACAATGCTTCAGTCGTCACACCTCACTAAACCAACTCCTGCGAATTCTACAGATGCATCAACTAATGGTTTTCAAGTTGGTGGTACCTACCCAATGTTTCATAACAATAGTTCAACTGGTTTTAAATCGATTCAGAATCAAGAATCATTATATTTACAAAATCAAAACACGACACCGCAGATGTCTAGTTTGCCGCCAATGCCGGCAGTTAATAACATCGCcaatcaaaataatttatatgCCAGGAGTGTGTCATCTCCTGGCCTTCCACAGCGGATATCACCCACCAATGTTGGACCACCACCGACCACGGGGTTTTATACATCAGGAAGCCGAGGCTCGCCAAAGAATATAACTCCAGGAAACAGTGGACATAATTCGCCAGTACCTGGTCTAGATACGCAAAGCGTAGAAAATGATAGCCAGTTATTAAAGGAAACCTTAAAAAGACTTAACGATTGTCGTGAAAAATGCTTATGTCATTTAACTAATAAAATTAATGATGATATTAGTAAAAGAATAGTATCATTTGAACAATCTTGGACGACGGGGAAGTTGTCTTCAACAGTGAAAATGAGGATGTCCCAGCTGTCAGAAG CGCTCGATAAAAGGGAATTTACTCAAGCTGACAGTGTTCATAAATCTCTTATATTGGAAAATTCAAAAGAG GTCATGCCATGGATGGTGGGAATAAAAAAGCTCATATCATCGTACCAACAGGCTGTTATAGAAAATAACAAATTCCAATAA
- the LOC130655596 gene encoding uncharacterized protein LOC130655596 isoform X1 — protein sequence MTKIMKYNYGNYTAQQANILTYNVTNDRGWNDPPTSVFSPNATGNRKRIDPRKARVGHNINASTGIYKPSNVLNGAFQSSGINGLSQNIHNMSLQPQKDMLHHANSNPDLHNMSDGSIPSHIMSPLHHSASVPNKINAVGQYNGYMPNGIARISTPPPSICNTPPVGNSSSNQVCTTPPQNMTPPQSVTPPNRKFSAPSAIMDSNLITQLGTPTMLQSSHLTKPTPANSTDASTNGFQVGGTYPMFHNNSSTGFKSIQNQESLYLQNQNTTPQMSSLPPMPAVNNIANQNNLYARSVSSPGLPQRISPTNVGPPPTTGFYTSGSRGSPKNITPGNSGHNSPVPGLDTQSVENDSQLLKETLKRLNDCREKCLCHLTNKINDDISKRIVSFEQSWTTGKLSSTVKMRMSQLSEALDKREFTQADSVHKSLILENSKEVMPWMVGIKKLISSYQQAVIENNKFQ from the exons atgactaaaataatgaaatataattatGGAAACTACACAG CTCAACAAGCTAACATATTGACGTATAATGTAACCAACGATCGTGGCTGGAATGATCCTCCAACCTCAGTTTTTAGCCCAAATGCAACCGGGAACAGAAAGCGTATAGATCCAAGAAAAGCAAGAGTTGGACATAACATCAATGCTTCAACAG GTATTTATAAACCTTCCAACGTGCTCAATGGTGCTTTTCAATCAAGCGGAATTAATGGATTGTCTCAAAATATACACAACATGTCTCTTCAACCCCAAAAAGACATGCTCCATCATGCCAATAGCAATCCGGACCTTCATAACATGTCAGATGGTAGCATACCCTCTCACATTATGTCTCCATTGCATCATTCGGCTAGTGTGCCTAACAAAATTAATGCAGTGGGACAATATAATGGCTACATGCCGAACGGAATTGCTCGTATTAGCACTCCACCACCTAGTATTTGTAATACACCTCCTGTTGGTAATAGCAGCAGCAACCAAGTATGTACAACGCCACCGCAAAACATGACTCCGCCACAGAGCGTGACGCCACCAAACAGAAAGTTTAGCGCACCCAGCGCGATCATGGATTCAAATTTGATTACACAGTTAGGCACCCCAACAATGCTTCAGTCGTCACACCTCACTAAACCAACTCCTGCGAATTCTACAGATGCATCAACTAATGGTTTTCAAGTTGGTGGTACCTACCCAATGTTTCATAACAATAGTTCAACTGGTTTTAAATCGATTCAGAATCAAGAATCATTATATTTACAAAATCAAAACACGACACCGCAGATGTCTAGTTTGCCGCCAATGCCGGCAGTTAATAACATCGCcaatcaaaataatttatatgCCAGGAGTGTGTCATCTCCTGGCCTTCCACAGCGGATATCACCCACCAATGTTGGACCACCACCGACCACGGGGTTTTATACATCAGGAAGCCGAGGCTCGCCAAAGAATATAACTCCAGGAAACAGTGGACATAATTCGCCAGTACCTGGTCTAGATACGCAAAGCGTAGAAAATGATAGCCAGTTATTAAAGGAAACCTTAAAAAGACTTAACGATTGTCGTGAAAAATGCTTATGTCATTTAACTAATAAAATTAATGATGATATTAGTAAAAGAATAGTATCATTTGAACAATCTTGGACGACGGGGAAGTTGTCTTCAACAGTGAAAATGAGGATGTCCCAGCTGTCAGAAG CGCTCGATAAAAGGGAATTTACTCAAGCTGACAGTGTTCATAAATCTCTTATATTGGAAAATTCAAAAGAG GTCATGCCATGGATGGTGGGAATAAAAAAGCTCATATCATCGTACCAACAGGCTGTTATAGAAAATAACAAATTCCAATAA